Proteins co-encoded in one Streptomyces roseochromogenus subsp. oscitans DS 12.976 genomic window:
- the dapE gene encoding succinyl-diaminopimelate desuccinylase — protein MTAPGIPALDLTADVVTLTRALVDLPSESGREDVIADAVDTALRGLPHLSVARVGNSVVARTGLGRAERALIAGHLDTVPAAGNLPSRLADGRVHGLGACDMKGGVAVALRLAATVPAPVRDLTYVFYECEEVEGDRNGLARIGAERPDLLADAGLAVLMEPSDAGVEAGCQGILTADIVVEGTRAHTARAWQGVNAAHKAGEVLRRLDAHRAERVVVDGLEYREGLSAVAVRAGVAGNVVPDACVVTVNCRFAPSRSPEEAEAYVRALFPEYEVRVTEVVAGAPPHLDRVGGLVAALGAEPRPKLGWTDVARFAALGVPALNYGPGDPSLAHTAGEYVPVAHLERCEAGLRAWLS, from the coding sequence ATGACCGCCCCCGGCATCCCCGCACTCGACCTCACCGCCGACGTCGTCACCCTCACCCGCGCCCTCGTCGACCTGCCCTCCGAGAGCGGGCGGGAGGACGTCATCGCGGACGCCGTCGACACCGCCCTGCGCGGCCTGCCCCACCTCAGCGTCGCGCGGGTCGGCAACTCCGTCGTCGCCCGCACCGGGCTGGGCCGCGCCGAACGCGCCCTGATCGCCGGGCACTTGGACACCGTCCCGGCCGCCGGGAACCTGCCGTCGCGGCTCGCCGACGGCCGTGTGCACGGGCTCGGCGCCTGCGACATGAAGGGCGGGGTCGCCGTGGCGCTGCGGCTGGCCGCGACCGTGCCCGCGCCCGTCCGCGACCTCACGTACGTCTTCTACGAGTGCGAGGAGGTGGAAGGGGACAGGAACGGGCTCGCCCGCATCGGGGCCGAGCGGCCCGACCTGCTCGCGGACGCCGGACTCGCCGTCCTCATGGAACCCTCCGACGCCGGTGTGGAGGCCGGCTGTCAGGGCATCCTCACCGCCGACATCGTGGTCGAGGGCACCCGCGCCCACACCGCCCGCGCCTGGCAGGGCGTCAACGCCGCCCACAAGGCCGGTGAGGTTCTGCGGCGGCTCGACGCGCACCGGGCGGAGCGCGTCGTGGTCGACGGGCTGGAGTACCGGGAGGGGCTCAGCGCCGTCGCCGTACGGGCCGGGGTCGCCGGGAACGTCGTACCCGACGCGTGTGTCGTCACCGTCAACTGCCGCTTCGCACCCAGTCGTTCACCCGAGGAGGCGGAGGCGTACGTACGCGCCCTCTTCCCGGAGTACGAGGTCCGCGTCACGGAAGTCGTCGCCGGGGCGCCGCCCCACCTCGACCGGGTCGGCGGGCTCGTCGCGGCGCTCGGGGCCGAGCCGCGGCCCAAGCTCGGCTGGACGGACGTCGCCCGGTTCGCGGCGCTGGGCGTGCCCGCGCTCAACTACGGCCCCGGGGACCCGTCCCTCGCCCACACGGCGGGGGAGTACGTCCCGGTCGCGCACCTGGAGCGGTGTGAGGCCGGGCTCAGGGCGTGGCTGAGCTGA
- a CDS encoding chorismate synthase has translation MTAGVTIRTVHDVASLAAVADHFSDVWQTPRTAPPYPAEVLHSLVHSGGAVHAAYDGQRLAGASVAVLGAGNGTYSLVAAAERGLGHAVKLAQRDWAVALGARTMRWTFDPLVGRNARFNLVKLGATGTEYLVDFYGSMTDGVNDGDESDRLTVTWELGAPTASYDVAPPGIEPRGPVTVTAPDGGPLARRDERHIWCRVPEDIVKLRAADPALALRWRHAVREVLLTAFAEGFRATGMSRDGWYTLTLGEAGA, from the coding sequence ATGACAGCAGGAGTCACCATCCGTACCGTCCACGACGTCGCCTCCCTCGCGGCCGTGGCCGACCACTTCAGCGACGTCTGGCAGACGCCCCGCACCGCCCCGCCCTATCCGGCCGAGGTCCTGCACAGCCTGGTGCACTCCGGCGGCGCGGTCCACGCGGCGTACGACGGACAGCGGCTCGCCGGGGCGTCCGTCGCCGTGCTCGGCGCCGGCAACGGCACGTACTCGCTGGTCGCCGCCGCCGAGCGAGGGCTCGGGCACGCCGTGAAGCTGGCCCAGCGGGACTGGGCCGTCGCCCTGGGCGCCCGCACCATGCGCTGGACCTTCGACCCGCTGGTCGGCCGCAACGCCCGCTTCAACCTGGTCAAGCTGGGCGCCACCGGCACCGAGTACCTGGTCGACTTCTACGGCTCCATGACCGACGGCGTGAACGACGGCGACGAGAGCGACCGGCTGACGGTGACGTGGGAGCTGGGCGCGCCGACGGCGTCGTACGACGTCGCACCCCCCGGAATCGAACCCCGTGGGCCGGTCACCGTCACCGCCCCCGACGGCGGTCCCCTCGCCCGCCGCGACGAGCGGCACATCTGGTGCCGGGTGCCGGAGGACATCGTCAAGCTGCGTGCCGCCGACCCGGCGCTGGCGCTGCGCTGGCGGCACGCGGTGCGCGAGGTGCTGCTGACGGCGTTCGCGGAGGGGTTCCGGGCCACCGGGATGTCCCGTGACGGCTGGTACACGCTCACCCTTGGGGAGGCCGGGGCATGA
- a CDS encoding amino acid permease has translation MEATRRRLTRRQTVDTLVGEAGGSPLRRTMGVAQLTLLSVGATLGTGIFVVLGQAVPEAGPAVVVSFVLAGVTALFSALSYAELAGMIPGSGSSYSYAYATLGELVAWVCGWCLILEYGVSVAAVAVGWGQYVNELLDLTFGVTLPDSLSAPPGAGGTLNIPAALIVVLAMVVLLRGARESAVANTIMVGVKIAALVLFCAVAFTAFRAGNFHPLFPLGAAGMSAGAASLFFSYIGFDAASTAGEEARNPQRDLPRAIILSLVLVTALYVLVAVAALGAMPWKQFAGTEATLSEVLVRSVGGGSLWPILLSVGAVVATTSVVLTVQYGQIRILFAMARDGLVPPLFAKVHPRTGVPRANTVIVSGFIAVLAALVPLGSLADATSIGTLFAFMLVNLAVVLLRRRSPGTSRSFRVPFSPVTPLLGVGFCVYMLGSLGADTWIAFGAWLAAGLVVYGLYGIRHSKLNGPDGLDSRREDPAPQEDSALQEDPA, from the coding sequence GTGGAAGCTACAAGACGTCGGCTCACCCGGCGGCAAACCGTGGACACGCTGGTCGGCGAAGCGGGCGGCAGCCCGCTCAGGCGGACCATGGGTGTGGCCCAGCTCACCTTGCTCAGCGTAGGTGCGACGCTCGGCACCGGAATCTTCGTGGTGCTCGGCCAGGCCGTGCCGGAGGCGGGCCCCGCCGTCGTCGTCTCCTTCGTGCTGGCCGGCGTCACCGCCCTGTTCTCGGCGCTGTCGTACGCCGAGCTGGCCGGCATGATCCCCGGCTCGGGATCCTCGTACAGCTATGCCTACGCCACCCTCGGCGAGCTGGTCGCCTGGGTGTGCGGGTGGTGTCTGATCCTGGAGTACGGGGTGTCCGTGGCCGCCGTCGCCGTGGGCTGGGGGCAGTACGTCAATGAGCTGCTCGACCTCACCTTCGGAGTCACCCTCCCCGACTCGCTCAGTGCCCCGCCCGGGGCCGGGGGGACCCTGAACATCCCCGCCGCCCTCATCGTCGTACTCGCCATGGTCGTCCTGCTGCGCGGGGCCAGGGAGAGCGCCGTCGCCAACACGATCATGGTCGGCGTCAAGATCGCGGCCCTCGTCCTCTTCTGCGCCGTCGCCTTCACCGCCTTCCGGGCCGGGAACTTCCACCCGCTCTTCCCGCTCGGCGCCGCCGGCATGAGCGCCGGAGCGGCCTCCCTCTTCTTCTCCTACATCGGCTTCGACGCCGCCTCCACCGCGGGGGAGGAGGCCCGGAATCCGCAGCGAGACCTGCCCCGCGCCATCATCCTGTCCCTCGTCCTCGTCACCGCGCTGTACGTCCTCGTCGCGGTCGCCGCGCTCGGCGCCATGCCGTGGAAGCAGTTCGCGGGCACCGAGGCCACGCTCAGCGAGGTGCTCGTGCGGTCCGTCGGGGGCGGGAGCCTGTGGCCGATCCTGCTGTCCGTCGGCGCGGTCGTCGCCACCACCAGCGTGGTGCTCACCGTGCAGTACGGGCAGATCCGCATCCTCTTCGCGATGGCCCGGGACGGGCTCGTCCCGCCGCTGTTCGCCAAGGTGCATCCCCGTACCGGTGTACCCCGCGCCAACACCGTGATCGTGTCCGGCTTCATCGCGGTCCTCGCCGCTCTCGTGCCGCTCGGCAGCCTCGCCGACGCCACCAGCATCGGCACGCTGTTCGCGTTCATGCTGGTCAACCTGGCGGTCGTACTGCTGCGCCGGCGCAGCCCCGGCACCTCGCGCTCCTTCCGGGTGCCGTTCTCGCCCGTCACACCCCTCCTCGGCGTCGGCTTCTGCGTCTACATGCTGGGCAGCCTGGGTGCCGACACCTGGATCGCGTTCGGCGCGTGGCTGGCGGCCGGGCTCGTCGTCTACGGCCTCTACGGCATCCGGCACTCCAAGCTCAACGGGCCCGACGGGCTCGACAGCCGCCGGGAAGACCCCGCACCCCAGGAAGACTCCGCACTCCAGGAAGACCCCGCATGA
- a CDS encoding PucR family transcriptional regulator gives VALLSVAEDAAWHHVHLLLASAIAARPTGAAPDSGLGDLFALADAIATATGGATAIEDPRQRILAYSTVHGQPVDEDRRQGILGRQVPASAENTEQYRRLFAAVRPIGLPALSAGDLPRLAMPVRAGGETLGSVWVIDGGSLAPDAEDTLAQGASTAALLLLRARAAQELARHQGGELLRRLLDGTAADAATAAERLGVAGPARVAAFVLDSAAGVPDTERTALRLLDVVRLQCEARYGRHAGVLVDGVVYAVLPGPGERHRTLAEDIVARAGQALRVPVRAALGEVVPDAAGLADSRADADLVLRVLDAELPVATVDEVRARVTLLRLSEVMGERRELSAGAWRRVLAYDAGHGTEYARTLVSWFDAGCDMAGAAKLLAVHPNTCRYRLRQLQQHAGVDLDDPDERLVLWLQLRALAGLSSATP, from the coding sequence CGTGGCGCTGCTGTCCGTCGCCGAGGACGCCGCCTGGCACCATGTGCACCTGCTGCTGGCCTCGGCCATCGCCGCCCGGCCCACCGGAGCGGCCCCCGACAGCGGGCTCGGCGACCTGTTCGCGCTGGCCGACGCGATCGCGACGGCGACCGGCGGGGCCACCGCCATCGAGGACCCCCGGCAGCGGATCCTCGCCTACTCGACCGTCCACGGGCAGCCGGTGGACGAGGACCGCCGGCAGGGCATCCTCGGCCGGCAGGTGCCGGCCAGCGCGGAGAACACCGAGCAGTACCGGCGGCTGTTCGCCGCCGTCCGCCCGATCGGGCTGCCCGCGCTGTCCGCCGGCGACCTGCCCCGCCTCGCGATGCCGGTACGGGCCGGCGGGGAGACGCTCGGCTCGGTCTGGGTGATCGACGGCGGCTCACTCGCCCCGGACGCCGAGGACACCCTCGCCCAGGGGGCCTCCACGGCCGCCCTGCTCCTGCTGCGGGCCCGTGCGGCCCAGGAGCTGGCCCGGCACCAGGGTGGCGAACTGCTGCGCCGTCTGCTGGACGGCACGGCGGCGGACGCGGCAACGGCCGCCGAGCGGCTGGGGGTTGCCGGTCCCGCCCGGGTGGCGGCCTTCGTGCTGGACTCCGCAGCCGGCGTCCCGGACACCGAGCGCACGGCGCTGCGTCTGCTGGACGTCGTACGGCTGCAGTGCGAGGCCCGCTACGGGCGGCACGCGGGCGTGCTGGTGGACGGGGTGGTGTACGCGGTGCTGCCCGGCCCCGGAGAACGGCATCGCACGCTCGCCGAGGACATCGTGGCGCGGGCCGGGCAGGCGTTGCGGGTGCCGGTGCGGGCGGCGCTCGGCGAGGTCGTGCCGGACGCGGCGGGGCTCGCGGACTCACGGGCGGACGCGGACCTGGTGCTGCGGGTGCTGGACGCGGAACTGCCGGTGGCCACGGTGGACGAGGTGAGGGCGCGCGTCACCCTGCTGCGCCTGTCCGAAGTGATGGGCGAGCGGCGGGAGTTGAGCGCGGGCGCCTGGCGGCGGGTGCTCGCGTACGACGCCGGGCACGGCACGGAGTACGCGCGCACCCTCGTCTCCTGGTTCGACGCGGGCTGCGACATGGCGGGCGCGGCGAAACTCCTCGCCGTGCACCCCAACACCTGCCGCTACCGGCTCAGACAGCTCCAGCAGCACGCCGGGGTCGATCTGGACGACCCCGACGAACGGCTGGTGCTGTGGCTGCAGTTGCGGGCGCTGGCCGGCCTCAGCTCAGCCACGCCCTGA